The following proteins are encoded in a genomic region of Candidatus Obscuribacterales bacterium:
- a CDS encoding pentapeptide repeat-containing protein: MRQMILTLAAIPILLVAAPARAENPEHVQQLLSTGSCQSCDLTNADLSGTHLIGADLREADLSGASLVNSNLEGADLEGANLSQANLTGAFLTNANFSYANLNSADMTNATMFHALVEGASIHNIDLTNAQILGTDISVGGD; the protein is encoded by the coding sequence ATGAGACAGATGATATTAACGTTGGCAGCTATCCCAATTTTATTGGTGGCAGCACCGGCCCGAGCAGAAAATCCCGAGCACGTTCAGCAATTGCTGAGCACAGGATCCTGTCAATCTTGCGATTTAACCAATGCAGACCTAAGCGGAACCCATCTGATTGGCGCAGATTTACGGGAGGCAGATTTGAGCGGCGCATCACTGGTTAATAGTAACCTAGAAGGCGCTGATTTGGAAGGTGCCAATCTCAGCCAGGCTAATTTAACGGGCGCATTCCTCACCAATGCCAACTTTAGCTATGCCAACCTCAACAGTGCTGACATGACTAATGCCACGATGTTTCACGCATTAGTGGAAGGGGCGTCTATACACAATATCGACCTCACCAATGCTCAGATTCTCGGCACCGACATTAGTGTAGGCGGAGACTAA
- a CDS encoding sirohydrochlorin chelatase, which yields MPLPPVAYLLVTHGSRDPRSPWMACQLAERVQHCLQTSTAAPLWVETATLELADVPLHQRIRQLGDRLYHHGGTMLQIVPLFLLPGVHVRDDIPTEVAIAQAHLPTLDVQICPYLGSHPHMAQLLQRLLDPRVGSRVLVSHGSRRAGGNAPIEAIAAQLGALPAYWSVAPSLEGQVEQLVAMGTQAIAIVPYFLFTGGITDAIAQQVHDLAQRHPTIQFSMAKPLGATAEVAHLVAQLSDRPAPDRYVSC from the coding sequence ATGCCTTTACCCCCCGTCGCCTATCTTCTGGTTACCCACGGTAGTCGTGATCCGCGATCGCCTTGGATGGCCTGTCAATTGGCAGAACGGGTGCAGCATTGTCTGCAAACTTCTACTGCTGCCCCGCTGTGGGTGGAAACTGCCACGCTGGAATTGGCCGATGTGCCACTGCATCAACGCATTCGGCAGTTGGGCGATCGCCTCTATCACCATGGAGGAACAATGCTCCAGATTGTGCCGCTGTTTCTGCTGCCCGGTGTGCATGTGCGCGACGATATTCCAACAGAGGTGGCGATCGCCCAAGCCCATCTGCCGACTCTAGACGTGCAGATATGTCCTTACTTAGGCAGCCATCCGCATATGGCGCAACTGCTGCAGCGGTTGTTAGATCCAAGGGTAGGCAGCCGAGTGCTGGTGTCCCATGGCAGTCGGCGGGCTGGCGGCAATGCGCCTATTGAGGCGATCGCTGCTCAGCTTGGGGCGTTGCCGGCCTACTGGTCGGTGGCTCCGTCCTTGGAAGGGCAGGTGGAGCAGTTGGTGGCCATGGGCACCCAAGCGATCGCCATTGTGCCCTACTTTTTGTTTACGGGGGGGATTACCGATGCCATCGCCCAGCAGGTGCATGACCTAGCCCAGCGCCACCCCACGATTCAGTTCTCGATGGCCAAACCTCTAGGGGCGACGGCTGAGGTTGCCCATCTGGTGGCCCAGTTAAGCGATCGCCCGGCCCCGGATCGCTATGTGTCTTGTTGA